From one Catellatospora sp. IY07-71 genomic stretch:
- the glgB gene encoding 1,4-alpha-glucan branching protein GlgB, with the protein MNLISDLDLYLIGEGRHERLWQVLGANPVDGGEGWRFAVWAPNAREVQVIGDFSGWWPDDGITMHPQGGSGVWAVTVPQAAAGQRYRYRVHGADGRWTYRSDPLAVAAQCPPENASVLFSSAYTWNDDKWLAGRAKKADHHARPMAVYEVHLGSWRPGLSYKELADELVDYVTDLGFTHVEFLPVMEHPFGGSWGYQITGFYAPTARFGDPDQFRHLVDRLHQAGIGVLLDWVPAHFPRDDWALARFDGTPLYEHEDPQRGEHPDWGTLVFNYGRREVRNFLIANARYWCEEFHVDGLRVDAVASMLYLDYSRQPGQWTPNVDGGNTYLEAVSFLQELNTSVYADQPGVIMIAEESTAWPGVSKPVEWGGLGFGMKWNMGWMHDTLEYVKKDPAHRSYHHHQLTWPSCYAFDENWVLPLSHDEVVHGKRSLMGKLPGDRWQRLAGLRGLLGYMYAFPGKKLLFMGAELAQESEWSEQFGLDWAHADYHGDVRDLVRDLNRIYRDSAALWARDTEPGGFSWIDPHDSGTNTVSFVRHGKTSKKLLACVANFSGIPLHEHRIRLPRPGAWLEVLNTDGESYGGSGVGNMGRVRTDADGYTTVAVGPYAAVWFVPA; encoded by the coding sequence ATGAACCTGATAAGTGATCTCGACCTTTATCTGATCGGCGAGGGCAGGCACGAGCGGCTCTGGCAGGTGCTCGGGGCCAACCCGGTGGACGGCGGCGAGGGCTGGCGCTTCGCCGTCTGGGCGCCGAACGCCCGCGAAGTGCAGGTCATCGGCGACTTCTCGGGCTGGTGGCCGGACGACGGCATCACCATGCACCCGCAGGGCGGCAGCGGCGTCTGGGCGGTGACGGTGCCGCAGGCGGCCGCCGGGCAGCGCTACCGCTACCGGGTGCACGGCGCCGACGGGCGCTGGACCTACCGGTCCGACCCGCTCGCGGTCGCCGCGCAGTGCCCCCCGGAGAACGCCTCGGTGCTCTTCTCCTCCGCGTACACCTGGAACGACGACAAGTGGCTGGCCGGCCGCGCGAAGAAGGCCGACCACCACGCCCGGCCGATGGCCGTCTACGAGGTGCATCTCGGCTCGTGGCGGCCCGGCCTGTCCTACAAGGAGCTGGCCGACGAGCTGGTGGACTACGTCACCGACCTGGGCTTCACCCACGTGGAGTTCCTGCCGGTGATGGAGCACCCGTTCGGCGGCTCGTGGGGCTACCAGATCACCGGCTTCTACGCCCCCACCGCCCGCTTCGGCGACCCGGACCAGTTCCGCCACCTGGTGGACCGGCTGCACCAGGCCGGCATCGGGGTGCTGCTGGACTGGGTGCCGGCCCACTTCCCCCGGGACGACTGGGCGCTGGCCCGCTTCGACGGCACGCCGCTCTACGAGCACGAGGACCCGCAGCGGGGCGAGCACCCCGACTGGGGCACCCTGGTGTTCAACTACGGCCGCCGCGAGGTGCGCAACTTCCTCATCGCCAACGCGCGCTACTGGTGCGAGGAGTTCCACGTCGACGGCCTGCGGGTGGACGCCGTCGCCTCCATGCTCTACCTCGACTACTCCCGGCAGCCCGGGCAGTGGACGCCCAACGTCGACGGCGGCAACACCTACCTGGAGGCGGTGTCCTTCCTCCAGGAGCTGAACACCTCGGTGTACGCCGACCAGCCCGGCGTGATCATGATCGCCGAGGAGTCGACGGCCTGGCCCGGCGTGTCCAAGCCGGTCGAGTGGGGCGGCCTGGGCTTCGGCATGAAGTGGAACATGGGCTGGATGCACGACACGCTGGAGTACGTCAAGAAGGACCCGGCGCACCGTAGCTACCACCACCACCAGCTCACCTGGCCCAGCTGCTACGCCTTCGACGAGAACTGGGTGCTGCCGCTCAGCCACGACGAGGTGGTGCACGGCAAGCGCTCGCTGATGGGCAAGCTGCCCGGCGACCGCTGGCAGCGGCTGGCCGGCCTGCGCGGACTGCTGGGATACATGTACGCCTTCCCCGGCAAGAAACTGCTGTTCATGGGTGCGGAATTGGCCCAGGAGTCGGAGTGGAGCGAGCAGTTCGGGCTGGACTGGGCGCACGCCGACTACCACGGCGACGTGCGGGACCTGGTGCGCGACCTGAACCGGATCTACCGCGACAGCGCCGCGCTGTGGGCCCGCGACACCGAGCCGGGCGGGTTCAGCTGGATCGACCCGCACGACTCGGGCACCAACACCGTCTCCTTCGTACGCCACGGCAAGACGTCGAAGAAGCTGCTGGCCTGCGTGGCCAACTTCTCCGGCATCCCGCTGCACGAGCACCGGATCCGGCTGCCCAGGCCGGGCGCGTGGCTGGAGGTGCTCAACACCGACGGCGAGAGCTACGGCGGCTCGGGCGTGGGCAACATGGGGCGGGTACGCACCGACGCCGACGGATACACGACCGTCGCGGTCGGACCGTACGCGGCGGTGTGGTTCGTCCCCGCGTGA
- a CDS encoding glycosyltransferase family 4 protein — translation MNLPVPSGPASAAKPLRIMMLSWEYPPVVVGGLGRHVHALANSLVMAGHHVTVVTRHAPGAPLEEYAPPPVPGVQGVRIVRAPEDPPLFPLATPTLLAWTMAFNHTLTRAALRAAEADDYDVIHGHDWLVTHTAVTLAEHLGKPLVATIHATEAGRHQGWLPEDLNKSIHSVEWWLGHRACRVLVCSEYMRWEVTRLLNLPIGKVDVIPNGVDGRVWKAPAQKVKEARSRFAGDGPLVGFAGRLVYEKGVQHLVDAVPQLADEHPGLRVVIAGDGPYREQLVEAAHELKLEKTISFIGFLSERELPPVLAATDATVVPSLYEPFGMVALEAAAAGAPLAVAATGGLAEIVEPGVTGMTFPHSDPDALAGAVGTLLAEPVKAKQIAKRALSMVSKRYGWQTIAATTAQAYRNAIAQEPSFQAERLAEQAGGDRPLIVVPDGNLLR, via the coding sequence ATGAACCTTCCCGTCCCATCGGGTCCGGCGTCGGCAGCGAAGCCGCTCCGGATCATGATGCTGTCGTGGGAATACCCGCCGGTTGTGGTCGGCGGGCTAGGCCGGCACGTACACGCGCTGGCCAACTCGCTCGTCATGGCCGGGCACCACGTCACCGTGGTCACCCGGCACGCGCCCGGCGCGCCGCTGGAGGAGTACGCTCCCCCGCCGGTGCCCGGCGTACAGGGGGTGCGCATCGTGCGCGCGCCCGAGGATCCGCCGCTGTTCCCCCTGGCCACGCCGACGCTGCTGGCCTGGACCATGGCGTTCAACCACACCCTCACCCGGGCGGCGCTGCGGGCCGCCGAGGCCGATGACTACGACGTGATCCACGGCCACGACTGGCTGGTCACGCACACCGCGGTCACCCTGGCCGAGCACCTCGGCAAGCCACTGGTCGCCACCATCCACGCCACCGAGGCCGGCCGGCACCAGGGCTGGCTGCCGGAGGACCTGAACAAGAGCATCCACTCCGTCGAGTGGTGGCTGGGCCACCGCGCCTGCCGGGTGCTGGTCTGCTCGGAGTACATGCGCTGGGAGGTCACCCGGCTGCTCAACCTGCCCATCGGCAAGGTCGACGTCATCCCGAACGGGGTCGACGGCCGGGTCTGGAAGGCGCCCGCGCAGAAGGTCAAGGAGGCTCGGTCCCGGTTCGCCGGGGACGGCCCGCTGGTCGGCTTCGCCGGGCGGCTGGTCTACGAGAAGGGCGTGCAGCACCTCGTCGACGCGGTGCCGCAGCTGGCCGACGAGCACCCGGGCCTGCGGGTGGTCATCGCCGGTGACGGCCCCTACCGCGAGCAGCTGGTCGAGGCGGCGCACGAGCTGAAGCTGGAGAAGACCATCAGCTTCATCGGCTTCCTGTCCGAGCGCGAGCTGCCGCCCGTGCTGGCGGCGACCGATGCGACCGTGGTGCCCTCGCTCTACGAGCCGTTCGGCATGGTCGCGCTGGAGGCCGCCGCGGCGGGCGCACCGCTGGCCGTGGCCGCGACCGGCGGCCTGGCCGAGATCGTCGAGCCCGGCGTGACCGGCATGACCTTCCCGCACAGCGACCCGGACGCGCTGGCCGGCGCGGTGGGCACGCTGCTGGCCGAGCCGGTGAAGGCCAAGCAGATCGCCAAGCGCGCGCTGAGCATGGTGTCCAAGCGCTACGGCTGGCAGACCATCGCGGCCACCACGGCGCAGGCGTACCGCAACGCCATCGCGCAGGAGCCCTCGTTCCAGGCCGAGCGCCTGGCCGAGCAGGCCGGCGGCGACCGCCCGCTGATCGTCGTACCCGACGGAAACCTGCTGCGGTGA
- a CDS encoding amylo-alpha-1,6-glucosidase — protein MRFGTQVCGDLALGAAREWLVADGRGGYAMGTVSGLRTRRYHALLVVAGDTPAARHVGLAALDPVVRVGGGAPIRLAVHEWADGAIAPQGHLLLEEFALVDGLPRWRWRIGPTVLERELAVRHGSSCVAVIDRLVSGGPVELSLEALCTWRDQHGERHAGHLPVQQVAGGSVVADAYRLRGAFTRGGVPAPAPNGAATAPPGDGACWSPDGTWLHGVHHRMEAARGYVPNEDLLLAGRFTAVLSEPGDALEVTAWAGDLGAEPPPATEIVEAERARRWSLTSGAADTVTAALTLAADAFVVTTANGPDVVAGYPWFGAWSRDTMTSYEGLFLATGRAEQGRELLREYAATLSEGMLANTADGGAVGYNTADATLWFLHAVERHVRAADDEDLAAELLPALDEVLAAHLRGTRYGIKVDESDGLLVQGADGEALTWMDARVDGMPVTQRAGKAVDINALWCNGLAALAVLRERAGRHADDVRRRHAVTEAAFRRRFPAPAGHLYDVLDPDDAALRPNQLLAYSLPYAPMEPDPVVLRRIADALLTPLGLRSLDPADPAYRPYHDGDLRSRDQAYHQGTVWPWLIGPLGDALRRAGLSTRDLGTGLVAHLGDHGLGSVSETADGAAPHRATACPFQAWSVAETLRNHLTSTDQ, from the coding sequence ATGCGATTCGGTACGCAGGTATGCGGTGACCTCGCCCTGGGCGCGGCACGGGAGTGGCTGGTGGCCGACGGCCGCGGCGGTTACGCGATGGGCACGGTCAGCGGGCTGCGCACCCGGCGCTATCACGCACTGCTGGTGGTCGCGGGCGACACGCCGGCGGCCCGCCACGTCGGCCTGGCCGCCCTGGATCCGGTGGTACGCGTCGGCGGCGGCGCGCCGATCCGGCTGGCCGTGCACGAGTGGGCGGACGGCGCCATCGCCCCGCAGGGCCACCTGCTGTTGGAGGAGTTCGCCCTGGTCGACGGCCTGCCCCGGTGGCGCTGGCGGATCGGCCCGACGGTGCTGGAGCGCGAGCTGGCGGTGCGGCACGGCAGCTCCTGCGTGGCCGTGATCGACCGGCTGGTCAGCGGTGGCCCGGTCGAGCTGTCCCTGGAGGCGCTGTGCACCTGGCGCGACCAGCATGGCGAGCGCCACGCCGGTCACCTGCCCGTGCAGCAGGTCGCAGGCGGCTCGGTGGTGGCCGACGCCTACCGGCTGCGCGGCGCGTTCACGCGGGGCGGCGTGCCCGCACCGGCGCCGAACGGCGCGGCCACCGCGCCGCCGGGTGACGGGGCGTGCTGGTCGCCGGACGGGACCTGGCTGCACGGGGTGCACCACCGGATGGAGGCCGCGCGGGGCTACGTGCCGAACGAGGATCTGCTGCTGGCGGGCCGGTTCACCGCCGTGCTCAGCGAGCCCGGCGACGCGCTGGAGGTGACCGCCTGGGCCGGTGACCTGGGCGCCGAGCCGCCGCCCGCGACGGAGATCGTCGAAGCGGAACGGGCCCGCCGCTGGTCGCTGACCTCGGGGGCGGCCGACACCGTGACCGCGGCGCTGACCCTGGCCGCGGACGCGTTCGTGGTGACCACCGCGAACGGGCCGGACGTGGTGGCCGGTTACCCGTGGTTCGGCGCGTGGTCGCGGGACACGATGACGTCCTACGAGGGCCTGTTCCTGGCCACCGGGCGCGCCGAGCAGGGTCGGGAGCTGCTGCGGGAGTACGCGGCGACGCTGTCGGAGGGCATGCTGGCCAACACGGCCGACGGCGGCGCGGTCGGCTACAACACCGCCGACGCGACGCTGTGGTTCCTGCACGCGGTCGAGCGGCACGTGCGCGCCGCCGACGACGAGGACCTCGCCGCCGAGCTGCTGCCCGCGCTGGACGAGGTGCTGGCGGCGCACCTGCGCGGCACCCGCTACGGCATCAAGGTGGACGAGAGCGACGGGCTGCTCGTGCAGGGCGCCGACGGCGAGGCGCTGACCTGGATGGACGCGCGCGTCGACGGCATGCCGGTGACGCAGCGGGCGGGCAAGGCCGTGGACATCAACGCGCTGTGGTGCAACGGGCTGGCGGCGCTGGCCGTGCTGCGCGAGCGGGCCGGGCGGCACGCCGACGACGTGCGGCGGCGGCACGCGGTGACCGAGGCGGCGTTCCGGCGGCGCTTCCCCGCCCCGGCCGGGCACCTGTACGACGTGCTCGACCCGGACGACGCCGCGCTGCGGCCGAACCAGCTGCTGGCCTACTCGCTGCCGTACGCGCCGATGGAGCCGGATCCGGTGGTGCTGCGCCGGATCGCCGACGCGCTGCTCACTCCGCTCGGCCTGCGCAGCCTCGACCCGGCCGACCCGGCGTACCGGCCATACCACGACGGTGACCTGCGCAGCCGCGACCAGGCGTACCACCAGGGCACGGTGTGGCCGTGGCTGATCGGGCCGCTGGGCGACGCGCTGCGCAGGGCCGGACTGTCCACCCGCGACCTGGGCACCGGCCTGGTCGCGCACCTGGGTGACCACGGCCTGGGCTCGGTCAGCGAGACCGCCGACGGGGCCGCCCCGCACCGGGCGACGGCATGCCCGTTCCAGGCGTGGAGCGTGGCCGAGACCTTGCGTAATCACCTCACGTCTACCGACCAGTAG
- a CDS encoding glucosidase, protein MTGAERRRLADADAGAEPWRLWGPYLSERAWGTVREDYSEHGTAWEYFPHDHARSRAYRWNEDGLAGVCDERQTFCFGLGLWNENDPILKERIFGLTGNEGNHGEDAKEYWWYTDSTPTHSWMSWRYHYPQREYPYSELVAVNRQLDRSEPEYELADTGVFADDRYWVVTVDYAKAGPTDLCMVVSVTNRAPEPATLHVLPTLWFRNTWSWGLPGRDDKPEIVAEQVGGRGELRARHRILGRLMLQGDGEPEPLACDNETNARRLWGYEETPDYPKDGIADHVVHGLPTVNPDRTGTKAALRYVLTVPSGETAQIRLRLTHLAAPGGRERPTPSLGAEFDEVMAARRAEADEYFAQLVPHGTPEAQAHVVRAAVAGLMWGKQFYHYDVARWLDGDPASPPPPEGRRHGRNSAWRHMTSFDVISMPDPWEYPWYAAWDLAFHCVALARVDPHFAKEQILLLLRDWYLHPNGQIPAYEWAFGDVNPPVHAWAALRVFEIDGGRDYAFLARVMHKLLLNFTWWVNRKDTGGNNLFEGGFLGLDNVGPFDRSASLPVPGVLEQSDGTAWMAMYALNLLEISLVLATHDRMWTDIATKFLEHFAYIANAASHQGLWDDEDGFFYDLLRRTDGREVPLKVRSVVGLLPLCATTTLSSVTLVRLPEIAARLRWFLTNRPEFTEVVGARRISDGGQQQRLLAVVGPEQLRRILSRMLDTEEFLSPYGLRTLSRRHLDKPYTIRLGGHDYTVGYEPAESANGLFGGNSNWRGPIWFPTNYLLIEGIRHYARFFHDDLQVEYPTRSGQKLTLDQIADDLSDRLIALFLPDRHGNRPYLPDHPLLADHPDWKDHLTFPEFFHGDTGAGLGATHQCGWTALVLDLILTRHHSRGLR, encoded by the coding sequence GTGACTGGGGCGGAGCGCAGGCGGCTGGCGGACGCGGACGCCGGGGCCGAGCCCTGGCGGCTGTGGGGGCCGTACCTCTCCGAGCGGGCCTGGGGCACCGTGCGTGAGGACTACAGCGAGCACGGCACCGCGTGGGAGTACTTCCCGCACGATCACGCCCGCTCCCGCGCCTACCGGTGGAACGAGGACGGGCTGGCGGGCGTCTGCGACGAGCGGCAGACCTTCTGCTTCGGGCTCGGCCTGTGGAACGAGAACGACCCGATCCTGAAGGAGCGCATCTTCGGCCTCACCGGCAACGAGGGCAACCACGGCGAGGACGCCAAGGAGTACTGGTGGTACACCGACTCCACGCCGACGCACTCGTGGATGTCCTGGCGCTACCACTACCCGCAGCGCGAGTATCCGTACTCCGAGCTGGTCGCGGTCAATCGGCAGCTGGACCGCTCCGAGCCGGAGTACGAGCTGGCCGACACCGGGGTCTTCGCCGACGACCGGTACTGGGTGGTCACCGTCGACTACGCCAAGGCGGGCCCGACCGACCTGTGCATGGTCGTCTCGGTCACCAACCGCGCGCCCGAGCCGGCCACCCTGCACGTGCTGCCCACGCTGTGGTTCCGCAACACGTGGTCGTGGGGTCTGCCCGGCCGCGACGACAAGCCCGAGATCGTCGCCGAGCAGGTCGGGGGCCGCGGCGAGCTGCGCGCCCGGCACCGCATCCTCGGCCGCCTGATGCTCCAGGGCGACGGCGAGCCCGAGCCCTTGGCCTGCGACAACGAGACCAACGCGCGGCGGCTGTGGGGGTATGAGGAGACGCCCGACTACCCGAAGGACGGCATCGCCGACCACGTGGTGCACGGCCTGCCCACGGTCAACCCGGACCGCACCGGCACCAAGGCCGCGCTGCGCTACGTGCTCACGGTGCCGTCCGGCGAGACGGCGCAGATCCGGCTCCGCCTGACCCATCTGGCCGCACCGGGCGGCCGGGAACGGCCCACACCGTCGCTCGGCGCCGAGTTCGACGAGGTCATGGCCGCGCGCCGGGCCGAGGCCGACGAGTACTTCGCCCAGCTGGTCCCGCACGGCACCCCCGAGGCCCAGGCGCACGTCGTGCGCGCCGCCGTCGCCGGGCTGATGTGGGGCAAGCAGTTCTACCACTACGACGTGGCCCGCTGGCTGGACGGCGACCCCGCCTCGCCGCCGCCGCCAGAGGGCCGCCGCCACGGGCGCAACAGCGCCTGGCGGCACATGACCAGCTTCGACGTCATCTCCATGCCCGACCCGTGGGAGTACCCCTGGTACGCCGCGTGGGACCTGGCCTTCCACTGCGTCGCGCTGGCCCGCGTCGACCCGCACTTCGCCAAGGAGCAGATCCTGCTCCTGCTGCGCGACTGGTACCTGCACCCCAACGGCCAGATCCCGGCCTACGAGTGGGCGTTCGGCGACGTCAACCCGCCCGTGCACGCCTGGGCCGCGCTGCGCGTGTTCGAGATCGACGGCGGGCGCGACTACGCCTTCCTCGCCCGCGTCATGCACAAGCTGCTGCTCAACTTCACCTGGTGGGTCAACCGCAAGGACACCGGCGGCAACAACCTGTTCGAGGGCGGCTTCCTGGGCCTGGACAACGTCGGCCCGTTCGACCGGTCCGCGTCGCTGCCCGTGCCCGGCGTGCTGGAGCAGTCCGACGGCACCGCCTGGATGGCGATGTACGCCCTCAACCTGCTGGAGATCTCGCTGGTCCTGGCCACCCACGACCGCATGTGGACCGACATCGCCACCAAGTTCCTGGAGCACTTCGCGTACATCGCCAACGCGGCCTCGCACCAGGGGCTCTGGGACGACGAGGACGGCTTCTTCTACGACCTGCTGCGCCGCACCGACGGCCGCGAGGTGCCGCTCAAGGTGCGGTCGGTGGTCGGGCTGCTGCCGCTGTGCGCGACCACCACGCTCAGCTCGGTGACGCTGGTCCGGCTGCCCGAGATCGCAGCGCGGCTGCGCTGGTTCCTCACCAACCGGCCCGAGTTCACCGAGGTCGTCGGGGCGCGGCGGATCTCCGACGGGGGGCAGCAGCAGCGGCTGCTCGCCGTCGTCGGGCCGGAACAGCTGCGGCGGATCCTGAGCCGGATGCTGGACACCGAGGAGTTCCTGTCGCCGTACGGGCTGCGCACGCTGTCGCGGCGGCACCTGGACAAGCCGTACACGATCCGGCTGGGCGGGCACGACTACACGGTCGGGTACGAGCCGGCCGAGTCGGCCAACGGGCTGTTCGGCGGCAACTCCAACTGGCGCGGGCCGATCTGGTTCCCGACGAACTACCTGCTCATCGAGGGGATTCGGCACTACGCCCGGTTCTTCCACGACGACCTGCAGGTGGAGTATCCGACCCGGTCCGGGCAGAAGCTCACCCTGGACCAGATCGCCGACGACCTGTCCGACCGGCTCATCGCGCTGTTCCTGCCCGACCGGCACGGCAACCGGCCCTACCTGCCGGACCACCCGCTGCTGGCCGACCACCCGGACTGGAAGGACCACCTGACCTTCCCGGAGTTCTTCCACGGCGACACCGGCGCGGGCCTGGGCGCCACCCACCAGTGCGGCTGGACCGCCCTGGTCCTCGACCTCATCCTCACCCGCCACCACTCCAGGGGGCTCCGCTAG
- a CDS encoding ATP-dependent 6-phosphofructokinase, which produces MVPQAVDLTVRTLGECRIESPLAPLLPETESTEHYVDEDDRVLFDDTRSMVAARKTTLDALPGFEPGGPRRKIFFQPSKTRVGIVTCGGLCPGLNDVIRGLVLELTSHYGVTKIYGFRNGYQGFIAGYGHPPIDLDAEAVSGINEYGGTILGSSRGSQDPYEIVDCLEQMSINVLFVIGGDGSMRGALTIADVVKERGLKIAVIGVPKTIDNDIPYIEQSFGFQTAFSKATESLRSAHVEARAVPNGVGLVQVMGRHSGFIACYATLANNDADYVLIPEVPFQLDGENGFLAHLRRRVAERGHAVVVAAEGAGQEYLESDEPGQVDKSGNRKLKDIGLFLRKRIAEDFAAHGMESSLKYIDPSYAIRSVPANPYDSVYCIRLAHAAVHAAMAGRTAMVVGRWRGRFVHVPIALAISKRNQVDPTGDLWMSVLETTGQPRHFG; this is translated from the coding sequence ATGGTTCCGCAAGCCGTTGACCTGACCGTACGCACCCTCGGTGAATGCCGCATCGAGTCCCCGCTGGCGCCGCTGCTGCCGGAGACCGAGAGCACCGAGCACTACGTCGACGAAGACGACCGGGTGCTGTTCGACGACACGCGCAGCATGGTGGCCGCGCGCAAGACCACGCTGGACGCGCTGCCCGGCTTCGAGCCCGGCGGCCCGCGCCGCAAGATCTTCTTCCAGCCCTCGAAGACCCGCGTCGGCATCGTGACCTGCGGCGGCCTCTGCCCCGGCCTCAACGACGTCATCCGCGGCCTGGTGCTGGAGCTGACCTCGCACTACGGCGTCACCAAGATCTACGGCTTCCGCAACGGCTACCAGGGCTTCATCGCCGGCTACGGGCATCCCCCGATCGACCTCGACGCCGAGGCGGTCAGCGGCATCAACGAGTACGGCGGCACCATCCTCGGCAGCTCCCGGGGCAGCCAGGACCCGTACGAGATAGTCGACTGCCTGGAGCAGATGAGCATCAACGTGCTCTTCGTCATCGGCGGCGACGGCTCCATGCGCGGCGCGCTCACCATCGCCGACGTGGTCAAGGAGCGCGGCCTGAAGATCGCCGTGATCGGCGTGCCGAAGACCATCGACAACGACATCCCGTACATCGAGCAGAGCTTCGGCTTCCAGACCGCGTTCTCCAAGGCCACCGAGTCGCTGCGCAGCGCCCACGTGGAGGCCCGCGCGGTGCCCAACGGGGTCGGCCTGGTGCAGGTCATGGGCCGCCACTCGGGCTTCATCGCCTGCTACGCGACGCTGGCCAACAACGACGCCGACTACGTGCTCATCCCCGAGGTGCCGTTCCAGCTCGACGGCGAGAACGGCTTCCTGGCCCATCTGCGGCGGCGGGTCGCCGAACGCGGGCACGCGGTGGTGGTCGCCGCCGAGGGCGCCGGGCAGGAGTACCTGGAGTCCGACGAGCCCGGCCAGGTCGACAAGTCCGGCAACCGCAAGCTCAAGGACATCGGCCTCTTTCTGCGCAAACGCATCGCGGAGGACTTCGCCGCGCACGGGATGGAGTCCAGCCTCAAGTACATCGACCCCAGCTACGCCATCCGCAGCGTGCCCGCCAACCCGTACGACAGCGTCTACTGCATCCGGCTCGCGCACGCCGCCGTGCACGCCGCGATGGCCGGGCGCACCGCGATGGTGGTCGGCCGCTGGCGCGGCCGCTTCGTCCACGTCCCCATCGCCCTCGCCATCAGCAAGCGCAACCAGGTAGACCCCACCGGCGACCTCTGGATGTCCGTCCTGGAGACCACCGGCCAACCCCGCCACTTCGGCTGA
- a CDS encoding trypsin-like serine protease translates to MSRNRRVIMSVIAATAVALSVGTLAAAGVIPAAWHEPAAEPAAEAAPAAGQPGALRGGAVQPLTGRSAAPVGPAKNATTASPGALATPHSVAFLRAQYGISEAEAVRRLALQQSAPELAQRLSASLPDAYAGLWLDQEAGGVLRVGMTKPDLLQPALAGVADAAHVRAVPATRSLKQLQATAAKLSADLAGRTDVEIAVDAPSNQVVVSAPAGVDLTGVSPAVTRAGGAARLHRSPRPAGVPKSCDPLNCLQPPLRSGIRLDVPRDNGTVGGCTTGYVLRSQKTGERFVLTAGHCVLNTATHSRIDDTWHRYLVEKMPVVVEHPDATLRAALGENIAGVSPYDYAIMPYADTRTANFWNGGQVQLRSTARSVSGGLINEWCPGGCPGGGTIPVTGVTPLANVLVGSVVCATGSGYTPAAGEKIIDSGAGAGYQPGTRCGTVVKKGVLISVKICARPGDSGGPLFTESDGKAVGILKYGDPGQGACTNADEWNHYAPVETILSRVNSRTDLQFELVTAGTPTGPAPR, encoded by the coding sequence GTGTCGCGAAACCGTCGCGTCATCATGTCCGTCATCGCCGCCACCGCGGTCGCCCTGAGTGTGGGCACCCTGGCGGCCGCAGGAGTGATCCCCGCCGCGTGGCACGAGCCCGCGGCCGAACCCGCCGCCGAAGCCGCACCCGCCGCCGGGCAGCCCGGAGCGCTGCGCGGCGGCGCCGTCCAGCCGCTGACCGGCCGCAGCGCCGCACCCGTCGGCCCGGCCAAGAACGCCACCACCGCGAGCCCCGGCGCGCTCGCCACGCCGCACTCGGTCGCCTTCCTGCGCGCGCAGTACGGCATCAGCGAGGCCGAGGCGGTGCGCCGGCTCGCGCTGCAGCAGTCGGCGCCCGAGCTGGCGCAGCGCCTGTCGGCGAGCCTGCCCGACGCGTACGCCGGGCTGTGGCTGGACCAGGAGGCGGGCGGCGTGCTGCGGGTCGGCATGACCAAGCCCGACCTGCTCCAGCCCGCGCTCGCCGGGGTCGCCGACGCCGCCCACGTGCGGGCCGTGCCCGCCACGCGCTCGCTCAAGCAGCTCCAGGCCACGGCGGCGAAGCTGTCCGCCGACCTGGCCGGGCGCACCGACGTGGAGATCGCGGTGGACGCGCCGTCCAACCAGGTCGTGGTGAGCGCCCCGGCGGGCGTCGACCTGACCGGCGTCAGCCCCGCCGTGACCCGTGCGGGCGGCGCGGCCCGGCTGCACCGCAGCCCGCGCCCGGCCGGTGTGCCGAAGTCGTGCGACCCGCTGAACTGCCTGCAGCCGCCGCTGCGCAGCGGCATCCGGCTGGACGTCCCGCGGGACAACGGCACGGTCGGCGGCTGCACCACGGGCTACGTGCTGCGCTCGCAGAAGACCGGGGAGCGCTTCGTGCTCACCGCCGGGCACTGCGTGCTCAATACCGCGACGCACAGCCGCATCGACGACACCTGGCACCGCTACCTGGTGGAGAAGATGCCCGTGGTGGTCGAGCACCCCGACGCCACGCTGCGCGCGGCGCTCGGCGAGAACATCGCCGGGGTCAGCCCCTACGACTACGCGATCATGCCGTACGCGGACACGCGCACGGCGAACTTCTGGAACGGCGGCCAGGTGCAGCTGCGCAGCACGGCGCGGTCCGTCTCCGGCGGCCTGATCAACGAGTGGTGCCCCGGCGGCTGCCCGGGTGGCGGCACCATCCCGGTCACCGGCGTCACCCCGCTGGCCAACGTCCTGGTCGGCTCGGTCGTGTGCGCCACCGGTTCGGGTTACACCCCCGCCGCCGGTGAGAAGATCATCGACTCCGGCGCGGGCGCGGGCTACCAGCCCGGCACGCGCTGTGGCACCGTCGTGAAGAAGGGCGTGCTGATCTCGGTGAAGATCTGCGCCCGCCCCGGCGACAGCGGCGGCCCGCTGTTCACCGAGTCCGACGGCAAGGCGGTCGGCATCCTCAAGTACGGCGACCCGGGTCAGGGCGCGTGCACCAATGCCGACGAGTGGAACCACTACGCTCCGGTCGAGACGATCCTGTCGCGGGTCAACTCGCGCACCGACCTGCAGTTCGAACTGGTCACGGCCGGCACCCCGACGGGGCCCGCACCCCGGTAA